The DNA segment GACCTGGGCTCCAATAGTTTTCATATGGTCGTCGCCAGTGTCTTGCCGGGTGGCGAGCTGCGTGTGGTTGATCGCCTCAAGGAGATGGTCCGGCTCGCGGGTGGGCTGGATGAGTCGAATCAGCTCACCGCTGAGGCACAAAATCGGGCGATCGAGTGCTTGCAGCGTTTCGGGGAACGTATCCGTGGATTTCCGCGTGGTTCCGTACGCGCAGTAGGTACAAATACGCTGCGCCAGGCGCGCAATTCCGCTGTGTTTCTCGACCGAGTGGCAGAGGCGCTCGGGCATCCCGTTGAGGTCATTGCTGGGCGTGAAGAGGCTCGCTTGGTCTACCTGGGCGTGGCGCATTCCCTAGCGGCGGGTAATGAGCAGCGGTTGGTCGTCGACATTGGCGGCGGCAGCACCGAGCTGATCATAGGCCAGGGCTATGAAACCCTGATCACGGAAAGCGTATACATGGGATGCGTCAGCACGAGCGCCGAATGGTTCGCCGATGGGCAGATTACCGCCCCAAACTGGTCACGAGCGGTGTTGGCGGCCCGGCTGGAGCTGGAGCCGCTGGTGGAGTCCTACCGGCAGATGGGGTGGGGGCATGCCATCGGCGCATCAGGGACGATCATCACAACGGAACGCGTAATCAGCGAGGCTGGTTTGGGGGCATATATCACGCTGGCGGCGTTGCATGCTCTGCGTGATCGATTCATTGAGGCCGGCGAGATAGGGAAATTAAAATTGTCCGGGGTCAGTCGTGAGCGATTGCCGGTCTTTCCCGGAGGTGTGGCGGTGCTACAAGGTGTGTTCGAAGCGCTGGGAATCGAACGCATGGAGGCGGCGACAGGGGCGCTCCGCGAAGGCGTGCTTAACGATCTTGTGGGGCGCATTCGACACGAGGATGTTCGCCTGCGCACGGTTCAGGGGTTTTCGAAGCGCTACCATGTAGATGCTGATCATGCGGCGCGTATCGCACGGACGGCAGCTGAGCTGCTCACGCAAGTGAGCGAAGCATGGCAATTGGACGAAGAGGACGCGGATCACCTCAATTGGGCAGCGCAACTGCATGAAATCGGCCTGGATGTCGCGCATAGCGAGTATCACAAGCACGGGGCTTATTTGTTGGAACATGCGGATCTGCCGGGTTTTTCGCGGCAGGATCAGATGGTTCTTGCGGTTCTGGTGCGTACGCATCGTCGCAAATTCGCACCGCGGTTGTTTGAGTGCTTGCCGGCCGAACTTCGCGGCCGCGTCATGCGACTGTCGACGCTATTGCGCCTAGCGGTCGTGTTGCATCGCAGTCGCGTCCCTGACGGCTTGCCTGAGACTTTATCGCTTCAGGTTGACGGCGACGTTCTGTCGCTGCGACTGGACAGCGCCTGGCGCGAGACCCATCCCCTGATCGAGGCGGATATCGAGAACGAGCGACAGTTCCTCCGCGGGGCGAAGTTCAAACTGGCCGTGACCTGACGAGCGGGTGTCCGGGCGCGGCGCCGACTTCAGTGAGGCATTTGCGCTTGATGTATGTAGTAGCGTGCGCGGCGAACCTTGTTGATGCAGTTCGGGTATTTGCCGAATTGCTGCTGAACCTTGGCCGCGGTGAGCAGGCCGGCGGCCTTGGTCCATTCCACGCTGCCATCGAATCCGTGCGCGCGGGCCTGTTCGAGCTCCGAATAGGCGGTGCGTAACCCATCCGAACATTCGTTTGCCTGATTCTGGTGCAGGGGGGCACCGGCGCATGCGCTCAGCAGCAGAGGGAGGGCAAGCGCGAACAGCGGTAGGCTCAGTCGGGACATGGTGATTCTCCTTGGTAGACGGCTGCCTGAAAACACGTCAGGCAGCCGCGAAAGGGTTCCGAAGGACGGGGGTCAGGTGTGTTCGGCAGCGTTAATCTGTTGCAGCAGCAGCCCCTGTGCAGGACGTGGTTTTGAACGGTCGCCGCCCACGCGGTGATAGCTGCCATCGGATTGCAGCACCCAGGCTTGGGCATTGTCCTTGAGATAAATTTCAAGACCTTCGTGGTAGACCCGTTGGGCCAAGCTGCGATCCTCAATGGGAAATGCGCTTTCGACACGACGAAAGAAATTACGCGGCATCCAGTCGGCCGATGAGCAGAAGACTTCGGGCTCCGCGCCATCGTTCTGGAAATAAAATACGCGCGAGTGTTCAAGGAAGCGGCCAAGCACCGAGCGGACGCGGATGTTTTCAGAGGCGCCAGGCACGCCTGGGCGCAGGCAGCAAATACCGCGCACGATCAGGTCGATTGATACGCCAGCGCGCGAAGCCTGATAGAGAGCCTGGATGATCTGCGGATCGATCAGTGCATTCATGCGGGCGATGATCCGGGATGGGCGTCCGGCCTTGGCTGCCTCGGCTTCACGGCTGATGCGTGCAAGGATGCCCTTGTGCAGGGTGAAGGGAGCCTGCAGTAACTTTTTGGGGCGTGAAACACGACCCAGACCGGTGAGTTGCTGGAATATTTTGTGTACGTCTTCCCCGATAACCTTGTCTGCCGTGAACAGGCCGAAGTCCGTGTAGTGTCGCGCGGTGCCAGCGTGATAATTGCCGGTACCCAGATGGACATAGCGCTTTACGCGTCCCTTATGGCGCCGAACCACCATTGATATCTTGGCGTGGGTCTTATACCCGACCACGCCGTAGACCACATGTGCGCCGGCGTCTTGCAGATGGCTGGCGAGTTCGATATTGGCTGCTTCGTCGAAGCGTGCGCGTAGTTCGACCACGACGGTAACTTCCTTGCCCGCGCGCGCGGCTTCGACGAGGAGGCCGACGATGCGCGAGCCGGCGCCCGTGCGGTAGAGCGTTTGCTTGATTGCCAGTACTTCCGGGTCGCGCGCGGCCTGACGGATGAATTCGATCACCGGATTGAAGGATTCAAAGGGATGATGCAGCAAGACATCGCCCTTGTCCAAGGCCTCGAAGTAATTGCTGCCTAGCTGCAACGCGGTGGGCAGCACCGGTGTGAACGGCGTGAATTTGAGGTCGTTTCGGTCGACCAGATCCACTACGGCGAGCAGGCGATTGAGGTTGACGGGGCCATTGACCTGGAACAGGTCGGCTTGTCCGAGTCCGAACTGACGCAGCAAGTATTCGGCGGTATGTGCGGTGCAGTTGTCGGCCACCTCAAGACGCACGGCCTCGCCGAAATTGCGAGATGGCAGTTCCCCTTCGAGCGCATGCAAGAGGTCATCGATTTCCTCTTCATCGACGAAGAGGTCGCTGTTTCGGGTGACTCGGAATTGATAGCACCCCGTTACCCTCATGCCAGGAAAGAGGTCGCCGACGTGGGCATGGATGATGGATGACAGGAATACAAATCCATACTCGCTACGGGAAATTTCGTCGGGCAGGCGGATCAGGCGGGGTAACGAGCGGGGTGCCTGTACGATGGCAAGCCCGCTGTCGCGCCCAAAGGCGTCCTTGCCCTCCAGGGTAATGACGAAATTCAAGCTCTTGTTGAGGGTGCGCGGAAAGGGGTGCGAGGGGTCAAGACCGAGTGGACTGAGCACGGGCAGTAGCTCTCGGTTGAAGTAGCGCTTGATCCATTCCGCCTGTTCTGTATTCCAGTGCGTGCGGCGCACAAAGCGGATGCCCTTTTCCGCAAGAGCGGGTACCAATACTTCGTTAAAGATACGGTATTGGTCGTCGACCAGGGCATGGGCCTGAACACTGACGCGATCAAACTGCTCGTTGGCAGATAACCCGTCAGCGCCGGGCGTGGATACACCAAGGGCGATCTGTTGCTTGAGGCCGGACACCCGAATTTCGAAGAATTCGTCGAGATTCGTGCTCGATATACACAAAAAGCGCAGACGCTCCAGAAGCGGGATGCTCGCATCCTTGGCCAAGTCGAGCACGCGACGGTTGAATTCGAGCAGGCTTAGTTCGCGATTGATGTAGAGATCTTTGCTTGCGAGGTCGATCTCCGCGGTCATTGGGGATATTCCGATACTGGTTGTCACGGCGCTGTCATGATCCCTCGGGTAGGCTAGCCGGGAAGCTGCCCGCTACGCCCTTGGCAGGCTAGCACGGCCACATGGAGTTTGCCATTATAGCCATATAGGCCCGGATGGCCTTCCCCCAATCAGGTGACGTCGATGAATCAAGACATGCTCAAGAAACACATCTCGCAGCAATTCAACGCGGAGCTCGAGGATGTGCGCAACCGCGTGTTGACCATGGGTGGCCTCGTCGAGAAAAACGTTGGCGAGGCGATCGAAGCATTGGTCAATGGCGATGCCGCGCTGGGTGAACTGGCGGCAAAATCCGATTATCAGGTCAATCGGATGGAGCTGAGTATCGACGAAGAGTGTTCGCGCATTCTGGCGCGTCGTCAGCCGGCGGCGCTGGATCTGCGCTTGGTGATGACGGTCATCAAAACGATCACGGATCTTGAACGCGTAGGCGATAAGGCGGAAAAGATCGGCCGCTTGGCCATCGAGTTGGCGAATCAGGAACGTCTCGATCGCTACAAGGAGCTGCGTTACATGGGCGATCTCGCCCGTGAAGCGCTACATCAGGCGCTAGACGCGTTTGCACGTATGGACGTCGAGCTGGCCATGCAGGTCGTGCGCGGAGACGAGGTGATCGATGATGCCTACGACGGGTTGACCCGACAGCTGGTGACCTACATGATGGAAGACCCACGTAATATTCGCCGAGGCATCGATGTGCTGTGGTGCGCGCGTGCCCTGGAGCGGGTGGGCGATCACGCCAAGAATATCGCGGAATATGTGGTCTATATGGTTCTTGGCAAGGATGTGCGCCACGTGACCCCTGAGCAGATCGAGGACGAGGTTCGCAAGGCCGGGCATTGAGTTCGCCGCCTGTGTTCTGTGAGTCTTAGCCCAATAGGGAAATCCTGCTGGCCAAGGTCACGACATCAAGTTCCAGCAGGATTTCGCAGTATTCGTTTTGGGGTTCGATCGGAGTGGGGTCGTCGGCGCAACTGCAGCCCGCCACGATGCCAGTATAGAAAACGCCCGCCTTTACCCGAATCTTGTCCCCACGACGCTCGGTCTTGAGAAGCGTTGTCTCGATGGGGGCGTCCAGCGCATAGCTAGTGGCACGGAGCCCCTGCTGTAGGGGCAGCGCCTCGGGGCCCATCTGGGTCAGCGCGTGTTTGATCTCGGTTTCAAAGTGATCGGTACCCCAAGCATCGATCACACTGTCGAAGTCAGTCATCTCAGCGTCCCGTGGTGACGGTTTGTCCAATGTGTTGTCCGTCTATTGCTCATTGAGCCTGTTCGTGAGTGGTACCCACCACGCCGCTTGGGTCGCGTCCGCCGACGTCTATGTAGTCTGCAATCTCCCTCAGCACAGTGGTGGCGAAGGCGCCTGCCGGGAGGCTGAAATCGAGCACCAGACTGAGGCCGTCGTTTTCCCAGCCCCAAGTCAGCTCGCTGGGCCTCAATCTCAGTGGTCTGCGTTCCTGTCGCAGACCTGCGGCGCTCAGGCCCGCGGCAATGTCTTGGAAGTCCGCGGCAACGGCATGCTCGATTGCCCTGGCCTCCCCACTGCTGGGTGGCTCGCCGGTGCCCCATAGCGCGCCGCTGGGATGTATGTCCCAATCGGCGAGCCGCAGATCGAGTGCAGCATCGCCTGGGGTGGCCGTAAAGTAGCTGCGACTGCCATCGAGCAGGACTGCCTCGCCGGGCAGTAAGCAATTCCAGCTGTGCTGTCGGACGCGCTCGGCGAGAATGGCATTGAACAAGGCGCTGCGGGCGGCCGAAAGGTACAAGCTGCGCCGGTTGCGGTCACGCTCTGGGCGCCCCGCGAACATGGCTCTAGCCCTGGCTAAGTTACCTCCGGCGCGTCCAAAGCGCTGTTCGCCAAAGTAGTTAGGCACGCCTTGCATCGCGATCTGTTGGATGCGCTCCGTGACCGCGTCCCGATTCCCGGTCACGTCACATAAGCGCAGCCGGAAGCGATTGCCGCGCAAGGCCCCGACCTTGAGCTTACGAGAGTGACGTGCTTGGCGAAGTATTCGCAGACTGCTTTCAGCCAGGGTTTCTGCGGTTGGGTCATCACGACCGGGGAGGTGCAGGCTGAACCACTGGCGCGCGATCGCGTGCTTGTCCTTACGTCCGGCATAACCGACCGCAGCAGGGGGAATGCCGGTGGCGCGGGCCAGCCGTCGCGCCAGATCATCGGTGTTTTCGCCGCGTTTTTCGATCAGCAGCCAAAGGTGTTCACCTTCGCCTTCGGGCTCGGTCAGCGGGATTTCCTCGACCAGGAAGTCGTCTTGCCCGCGACGGATGATGGCGCTGATCGGGGGGGCACGCAGTATGGCAGAGCGTCGGATTGTTCATGAGGAGCGGGCAAACGTTCGTTCACGCGGTGGCTATCCTTTATGCTGAATCAGGGTGGGGATGGGCAAGGTGGTGGCAATTTAACTGGAATAAACCGAATCGTCGCCACGTCTTACGCAACCGTACACCAACAACAAAGCCTGGGGTGACGCCCCCGTGGTCTATAGGATGAATAACCGGTGCCTTGTGCGGGCGACACTGCGTCAGCCAGACCGGCGAGGCATTTCATACCAATGCAGTTAGGAGGGTCGCAACCCCATGAGTATATCGCGCCGAGAGTTCATGCAAATGATGGCCGTAGCAGGCATCGCCGGCTTCCTGAGCCCCCGCTTCGCACAGGCGGCTGGTAAAAGCGCCGAGGATTTTTATGCGATCCCCGACTACGGGAACGTGACGCTGCTGCACTTCACGGACTGTCATGCTCAGCTCAATCCAGTGTACTGGCGCGAACCCGATACCAACATTGGCGTCGGCGCGGCGATCGGCCGGCCGCCGCATCTGACGGGTGATCACTTCCTCAAGTTCTACCATGAGATGGCCGGCACCCAAGACGCCTACGCCTTCGACTGCCTGGATTACACCGAACTGGCGCATAAATACGGCAAGATGGGCGGCTTCGCGCATCTGACCAGCCTGATCAAGCGCTATCGCGAGGAGCGCAAGGATCGCACGCTGCTGCTCGATGCCGGCGATACTTGGCAGGGTTCCGCCACCTCGCTGTGGACCAAGGGCGCGGACATGGTGGGCGCGCAGAACCTGATGGGCGTGGATGCCATGGTCGGTCACTGGGAGTTCACCTACGGTCAGGCGCGGGTCAAAGAGCTGGTCGAAAAGCACCTCAAGGCCGAATTCCTGGCCCAGAACGTCAACGACAGCACCTGGGGCGATCTGGTCTTCAAGCCGTACACGATCCGCGAGGTGAGTGGGCGCAAGATCGCGATCATCGGTCAGGCCTTCCCATATACGCCGATCGCCAACCCGCGGTACATGATTCCCGACTGGACCTTCGGCATCAAGCAGGATCACATGCAGAAGATGGTCGACGAGTGCAAGCAGAAGCACGCCGCCGATCTCATCGTGCTGCTCTCGCATAACGGCGCCGACGTCGACATGAAGATGGCCGCCAACGTCAAGGGCATCGACATCATCCTCGGTGGCCACACCCACGACATCATGGGGCCGCGCCCGGTCAAGATCGGTAACACCTTGGTCATCAACACATCGACCAACGGCAAGATCCTGGCCCGCTTCGATCTCGACGTCGGCAAGGGTCGTCTCAAGGGCTATCGCTTCCACTACATGCCGGTCTTCTCCAATCTGATTAAACCGGACGAGGAAATGGCAGCCTACATCCAGAAGGTGCGTGCGCCCTACGAGAAGAAGCTCTCCGAGCCGCTCGCGGTGACGGAAAGCCTGCTGTACCGCCGTGACAACTTCAACGGCACCTTCGATCAACTGCTGGTGCAGGCACTGATGGAGGAGATGGATGCCGAGGCGGCGTTCTCGCCAGGTTTCCGCTGGGGTTACGCCAAGCTGCCGGGCGAAACCATTACCTTCGACGACGTGATGGGGCAGACGGCGATCACCTATCCGCAGGTAACCATCAACGAATACACCGGCGAGACCATCAAGACCATTATGGAGGATGTCGGCGACAACCTGTTCAACAAGGATCCCTACTATCAGCAAGGTGGCGACATGATTCGCGTCGGCAACATCCAGTACGTGATGGACCCGAACAAAAAGATCGGTCACCGCATTAAGGAGCTGCATGTTGGCGGCAAACCGATGTCCATGAAGAAGAAGTACAAGGTTGCGGGATGGGCGGCCGTATCCCGCCCGGTCGAAGGCACGCCAGTATGGGACGTGTTTGCCAAATGGTTACGTGACCAGAAACATGTCCGCGTGGACAAGCTCGATGTCCCACGTCTGGTCGGGGTCAAGGACAATCCGGGTATCGCCTTCCCGAAGGACTACGGGCTTTAAGCCCGCGCTTTGTCTTAAGCGCTATGACCCGCGGTGCCGTGCTGATCGGTGCGGCACCGCATGTGGCGGGAGGTGCCAGAGGCATCATTGCCCGCCGATTCGCCGGCCCCGCGGGGTCGGTTCGCTTGGAGAATGATCGTGAGTTGTCATGCACTGCGTGCCCCATCCCTGCGTGCCCTGTGGTTGGGTTTGTGTTTTTGGCTCGGTCTCACGGGGGTGTCGCAAGCGGCAGCATCCGGCGAGCCCGCCTTGATCCGTGAAGCGGCACAATCGCACTGGATCGCGGAGGGGCACGGCGATCGCGTGATTTACGTTATTTTCGATCCCAATTGTCCCTATTGCCACTTGGTATATGTCGACTCCCAAGCTTATCTGAAGCATTACCAGTTCCGTTGGGTGCCGGTGGCAATATTGACCCCGACGAGTCCGGGCAAGGCGGCGGCCATGCTGGAAGCTCATGACCGTAACGCTGCGCTCAAGGAAAACGAAGATCATTTCGTGCGTGCGCACGGCAAGCTGGGTGGGCTCAAGCCGCTGGCGCGGATGACCGCCGAGACGCGTCGTGAGTTGGCCGAAAACAAGGCACTGTTGACGAAGACGGGTATAGAGGTCGTGCCTACCATCGTGTTTCTTAACAAGCATGGCAAGGCGAAGGTTATCAAGGGCGCGCCTGCAAAAGCGGATTTCCCGACCCTGCTGAATGAAGTGGCCAAGTCCTCGAGTAAATCTCCACACGCCAAGTGATGCTTCTGGCTTCGTTTAGTCGACTGCCGGCAGCATCCTGATTGCAGTGGGCGCGCAGGATAGCGTGACCTCACTGCCGACATGAAGAGGGTCGTGACGAGGCGTGCGCCTCGGAATTTGAACCTCCAGGGCAACGGCGAGGCCGGCATCACAGCACAGGTGCAAGCCGAGCCCGTGCATGCGTAAGCGGGCGATGCGGGCGGGTAGTTGATTGTGGCCATGCGTGGGCACGGTATCCGCGTATCCTAGGTCAATATCATCGGCACGCAGGGCAAGGATGACCCGCCCGTGTGAAGGCGCGCCATGCGCCAAAGCCACATTCAGGCCAATGTCGTCGCAAGACACGCGCGTTTCCGTTTGGGTCCGTTGCGTAATCCTACCCTCGAACAGGTTGTGATAACCGACCAGCCGCGCTACCTCGACCCCCGCTGGGGCGCCGAAGACCTCGGATGGTGTTCCTTGCTGGACGATCCGCCCGCGTGACAGGACCGCCATGCGATCCGCCATCGCGGCCAGATGTGGGTCGTGCGTGACCGCGAGTGCCGGGATACCCAGGGCGCCGATCAACTCGATCAACTCGCCGAGAATCTGATCTCGTGTGGTTGCGTCCAGGGCCGAAGTAGGCTCATCCAGCAGCAGCAGTTCCGGTTTCCTGGCCAGTGCCCGGGCAAGCGCTATGCGTTGCTGTTGACCGCCGGAAAGGGTATGCGGTCGGCGGTCGGCGAGGTCGGCGAGGCGGACGCGTTCAAGCAATGTCTGTGCCTCGGCGCGTTGCGCCGATTTCGGACCACGCAATGCGAAGGCGATGTTTTCCCAGACGCTCAGGTGGGGGAAGAGCGCATAACCCTGGGGTAGGTAGCCAATCGGACGCCGCTCTGGAGGCAGATTGTCGTAGGGTGTGCCGCGTGCCGAGAGCAGACCGGCGACGGCCTTGAGCAGCGTGCTTTTGCCTTCGCCACTCCGCCCGAGCAGGACACAGAAGCCCTCGATGTCCAACGAAATGTCGAGGGCGATCGGCTGAGGCACGCGATAGTCGATGCGGATCATGTGCCGAGTGCACTCTGTCGGCGGGATAGTATGCCCAGCAGCAGAGGGACGGGCATGGCGATCAGAAAGAACAGCCATAGCAGCGGGTAGACCGCAGACAGGCCGTAGTCCTGCAGGTTGACCCAGAGCTTCACGGGGATTCCCTGGGGGAAGTAGGCAATGATGAGGACCACGCCGAATTCGCCCAATGCGCGTACCCAGGCGAGTGCCGCGCCAGCAGCCAGCCCGAGTCTGGCTAGCGGGAGTGTGACGGAGACAAAGCATTGCCAACGTGTTTTCCCAAGCGTCAAGGCGACCTGTTCGAGCTCGCCGGGCACCGCTTCGAAGGCAGCGCGGGCCGCGACGATGTAATACGGTGCGGCGCTATAGACTTGGGCGAGCACAAAAGCATAAGCGGAATTGGAGAGTTCCACGCCAATCTTCGCGAACGGCGCGCCGGCCCAGCCATAGGGTCCGTAGAGCGTACTGAGCAAGATGCCCATCGCCAATGGCGGCGTCAGTAACGGCAGCAGGATCAGCAGTTCGGCAAGCCACTTGCCGTGGAATCGATGGCGAGCCAGCCAGTAGGCGACTGGGGTCCCGAACCCGATGATGATGGCCAGTGCGGCAGCGGTATAGATTAGCGAAACCCGGACGGCATCGAAATCGCCCGGTACCAGCCGGAAGTGCGTCCATTCGGTGGAATGGACCAAACCGGCGAAGGGCAGAATCAGCAGGACGAGTCCGAGGCCACCGCAGGCGGCAAGGAGATGTCGCGCGCGGCTCACGAAAGTGGATGGCCCTGGGGCGGGCTATAGCCCGTGGCGTGGAACATCGCTTGTGCTGCAGGGCTGCGCAGGAAATTGACGAAGTCATGCGCCAGTCGGGGGTGGCGGGCCTTACCCAGGACGGCGGCATAGAATACCAGTGGTTGGGGTTTTACCTGAACAGTTTTGCCACCAGCCGCTTGGACACTGAAGCTGGCGCGGTTGTACCAGCTTTGCATGTAGGCCGGTTCGCCCAGATTGATTTCATCGGGTAGCCGGATATAGGGCAGATGATGGGAACGCACGGCACTCAGATAACCGGCCACGGCATCGATCTGTCCTGACTCCAGTCGACTGAGCAGTGATGGCTCGGTAAATATCTGACGCGGGTTGCGCAAGGGGCCCAATATCGTCTTCACCAGATTGGGTTGGCGGTAGTACAACGCGGCGAGCTGGAAGCTCAGGATGATGTTGCGGCCCTGAGGGTCGGTCGCGGGATCGGTGCGGCCAAAGCGCAATCCCTTGCTTTCCAGTATCCGGTACCAGGCTTGCTTGCCTTGGGCAGCCTGGGCAAATCGCGCGGCGAAGCGTGATTTAGGACTATACGCGATGACCATTTGGGTGCTCGCAACCGGTACCGCGTGCTGCACCAAGCCCTCGCTGATCAGCAGCTGCATCGGCCCAGGTGTCACCGAGACGAAGACGTCGGCGTGTAGCTGTCCCGCCGCCAGCAGCCGGGCCAAGGCCCAGGCGCCTTGGCCGATACCGTGGATACTTGCATCATGGGTCTGTGCGAAGTTTGGGTCGATGTGACGGTCCATCACCACGCCCATGGAGCCGGCATAGGCAACGGTCAGGGTGGGCTTGGCCTGCGCCACCGAGCAGGCGACGGTCAGCAGGCCGAGCAGCAGTATGAATGGCGATTTACGCATGAGGTGATTCCTGGTTGGCGCGGTCGGCTTCGGTGGGGCTCTATCATAGAGCCGTTGGGTTCGAAATATATCACCGTATATAGCGACCGTCACCGTCATCGCGCAGATGCTCAAGAAGTCGATGGGCGTTCTGGAAGTAGAGGAGAAGTGCCTCGCCGCGCGAAGACGGTTATTCCGGGTCGCGCGGGGGATTGAGCAACAGCTCAAGTGCTTCGATATCGTCGGCGATAGCCATGCGGGCCTTGTGCTCCATGCTGCGATAGCGTTGCAGGATTTCGCGCCCGCCTGGCGTCAGCTGCGCGCCACCGCCACCGCTGCCGCCGGTCGCGGTATCAACGAGAGGGGTGCGGAAGCTTTGGTTCATGGTGTCGACCAGCACCCAGGCACGCCGGTAAGACATGTTCATGTGACGCGCGGCCGCTGAGATGGAACCGGTGGATTCGATGGCTTCAAGCAGATCGGCTTTGCCCGGCCCTAGGGCGATAACCGTGCCGAGCAGTATGCGGATACGAGGTCCGCGCGAACTCATCCGCGTAATGAAACGTCGAGCAGGAATTCCAGTAGCGACTTCTGCGCGTGCAGGCGGTTTTCCGCTTCATCCCAGACGACGCTTTGCGGACCGTCGATCACGCCGGCAGCGACTTCTTCTCCGCGGTGCGCGGGCAGGCAGTGCATGAATAGCGCGCCGTGTGCCGCGCAGGCCATCACCGCTTCGTCGATCTGGTAGGCGGTAAAGGCCTCGGCACGCCGCGCCTGCTCCTCTTCCTGGCCCATGCTCGCCCAGACGTCGGTGACCAGAAGATCGGCATTCGTAGCGGCGAGTTTTGCA comes from the Acidihalobacter yilgarnensis genome and includes:
- a CDS encoding TOBE domain-containing protein, giving the protein MADRMAVLSRGRIVQQGTPSEVFGAPAGVEVARLVGYHNLFEGRITQRTQTETRVSCDDIGLNVALAHGAPSHGRVILALRADDIDLGYADTVPTHGHNQLPARIARLRMHGLGLHLCCDAGLAVALEVQIPRRTPRHDPLHVGSEVTLSCAPTAIRMLPAVD
- the ppk1 gene encoding polyphosphate kinase 1: MTAEIDLASKDLYINRELSLLEFNRRVLDLAKDASIPLLERLRFLCISSTNLDEFFEIRVSGLKQQIALGVSTPGADGLSANEQFDRVSVQAHALVDDQYRIFNEVLVPALAEKGIRFVRRTHWNTEQAEWIKRYFNRELLPVLSPLGLDPSHPFPRTLNKSLNFVITLEGKDAFGRDSGLAIVQAPRSLPRLIRLPDEISRSEYGFVFLSSIIHAHVGDLFPGMRVTGCYQFRVTRNSDLFVDEEEIDDLLHALEGELPSRNFGEAVRLEVADNCTAHTAEYLLRQFGLGQADLFQVNGPVNLNRLLAVVDLVDRNDLKFTPFTPVLPTALQLGSNYFEALDKGDVLLHHPFESFNPVIEFIRQAARDPEVLAIKQTLYRTGAGSRIVGLLVEAARAGKEVTVVVELRARFDEAANIELASHLQDAGAHVVYGVVGYKTHAKISMVVRRHKGRVKRYVHLGTGNYHAGTARHYTDFGLFTADKVIGEDVHKIFQQLTGLGRVSRPKKLLQAPFTLHKGILARISREAEAAKAGRPSRIIARMNALIDPQIIQALYQASRAGVSIDLIVRGICCLRPGVPGASENIRVRSVLGRFLEHSRVFYFQNDGAEPEVFCSSADWMPRNFFRRVESAFPIEDRSLAQRVYHEGLEIYLKDNAQAWVLQSDGSYHRVGGDRSKPRPAQGLLLQQINAAEHT
- the soxB gene encoding thiosulfohydrolase SoxB; its protein translation is MSISRREFMQMMAVAGIAGFLSPRFAQAAGKSAEDFYAIPDYGNVTLLHFTDCHAQLNPVYWREPDTNIGVGAAIGRPPHLTGDHFLKFYHEMAGTQDAYAFDCLDYTELAHKYGKMGGFAHLTSLIKRYREERKDRTLLLDAGDTWQGSATSLWTKGADMVGAQNLMGVDAMVGHWEFTYGQARVKELVEKHLKAEFLAQNVNDSTWGDLVFKPYTIREVSGRKIAIIGQAFPYTPIANPRYMIPDWTFGIKQDHMQKMVDECKQKHAADLIVLLSHNGADVDMKMAANVKGIDIILGGHTHDIMGPRPVKIGNTLVINTSTNGKILARFDLDVGKGRLKGYRFHYMPVFSNLIKPDEEMAAYIQKVRAPYEKKLSEPLAVTESLLYRRDNFNGTFDQLLVQALMEEMDAEAAFSPGFRWGYAKLPGETITFDDVMGQTAITYPQVTINEYTGETIKTIMEDVGDNLFNKDPYYQQGGDMIRVGNIQYVMDPNKKIGHRIKELHVGGKPMSMKKKYKVAGWAAVSRPVEGTPVWDVFAKWLRDQKHVRVDKLDVPRLVGVKDNPGIAFPKDYGL
- the phoU gene encoding phosphate signaling complex protein PhoU translates to MNQDMLKKHISQQFNAELEDVRNRVLTMGGLVEKNVGEAIEALVNGDAALGELAAKSDYQVNRMELSIDEECSRILARRQPAALDLRLVMTVIKTITDLERVGDKAEKIGRLAIELANQERLDRYKELRYMGDLAREALHQALDAFARMDVELAMQVVRGDEVIDDAYDGLTRQLVTYMMEDPRNIRRGIDVLWCARALERVGDHAKNIAEYVVYMVLGKDVRHVTPEQIEDEVRKAGH
- the truD gene encoding tRNA pseudouridine(13) synthase TruD; this translates as MRRSAILRAPPISAIIRRGQDDFLVEEIPLTEPEGEGEHLWLLIEKRGENTDDLARRLARATGIPPAAVGYAGRKDKHAIARQWFSLHLPGRDDPTAETLAESSLRILRQARHSRKLKVGALRGNRFRLRLCDVTGNRDAVTERIQQIAMQGVPNYFGEQRFGRAGGNLARARAMFAGRPERDRNRRSLYLSAARSALFNAILAERVRQHSWNCLLPGEAVLLDGSRSYFTATPGDAALDLRLADWDIHPSGALWGTGEPPSSGEARAIEHAVAADFQDIAAGLSAAGLRQERRPLRLRPSELTWGWENDGLSLVLDFSLPAGAFATTVLREIADYIDVGGRDPSGVVGTTHEQAQ
- a CDS encoding thioredoxin fold domain-containing protein, translating into MSCHALRAPSLRALWLGLCFWLGLTGVSQAAASGEPALIREAAQSHWIAEGHGDRVIYVIFDPNCPYCHLVYVDSQAYLKHYQFRWVPVAILTPTSPGKAAAMLEAHDRNAALKENEDHFVRAHGKLGGLKPLARMTAETRRELAENKALLTKTGIEVVPTIVFLNKHGKAKVIKGAPAKADFPTLLNEVAKSSSKSPHAK
- a CDS encoding Ppx/GppA phosphatase family protein yields the protein MWVKRRVPESVAAIDLGSNSFHMVVASVLPGGELRVVDRLKEMVRLAGGLDESNQLTAEAQNRAIECLQRFGERIRGFPRGSVRAVGTNTLRQARNSAVFLDRVAEALGHPVEVIAGREEARLVYLGVAHSLAAGNEQRLVVDIGGGSTELIIGQGYETLITESVYMGCVSTSAEWFADGQITAPNWSRAVLAARLELEPLVESYRQMGWGHAIGASGTIITTERVISEAGLGAYITLAALHALRDRFIEAGEIGKLKLSGVSRERLPVFPGGVAVLQGVFEALGIERMEAATGALREGVLNDLVGRIRHEDVRLRTVQGFSKRYHVDADHAARIARTAAELLTQVSEAWQLDEEDADHLNWAAQLHEIGLDVAHSEYHKHGAYLLEHADLPGFSRQDQMVLAVLVRTHRRKFAPRLFECLPAELRGRVMRLSTLLRLAVVLHRSRVPDGLPETLSLQVDGDVLSLRLDSAWRETHPLIEADIENERQFLRGAKFKLAVT